The genomic window TGAAGATTGTGAGAGCAATTACATTTTTTTGGATAGTTTTTGGTGTAAGTGCGTATGCGATGTATTATGTCTATGCCGCATATCTAATGGATATTCTCATCGCACTCCTCATCTCTATCGCTACATTTGGTTTATACAATACCCTATCAAAGCATATCAAATACCCCATTGTGAGTGCATTTATCAGCGTATGTATCTTGGTGCTTTTGCTCGTTGTGCCTCTCTTTTTCCTACTCAAAAGCCTCATTGCCTCCGCCACAGAGCTCACACTCAATCCCGCTGCATTTAGTGCCTTTATCGAGGGAAGCAAAGAGCAAATTCTCTCGCTTTTTAACTCTTTCCCTGAAATCAAGGTCAAAGTAGAATCCGCATTGATGAATATTTCTGCCTCATCAATCCTTGGCTATGTATTTAATTTCAGCTCACAGCTTGGTAAATCAAGCTTGGGCTTTATGATAGACACAGGCTTTATCATCGTGTTTTTGTTTTTCTATTTTCTTTATGGCAATCAAGCCTATGCTTACATCACCGAGCTCATACCCTTTGAAAACACCCAAATCACGCTCGTGCTAAATGAAGTAACAAATACCATTAAAGTTGTTTTTTATACCTCACTCCTCAATATCGCCTTACAGGGTTTTGCCTTTGGCGTGATGATTATATTTTTTGGCTATGATGGCGTCTTTTTTGGTATGCTTTATGGACTTGCCTCGATTGTGCCTATTGTCGGCGGCTCTTTGGTGTGGTTACCCCTTGCAGGATATGAATTTTACTTAGGACACACGCAAAATGCCATTATTATCGCCATTTACGCGCTCGTAGTGTGTGCGGTGCTGATTGACAATATCATCAAGCCTATCCTTATTGGCATTATCAACAAGAAGATTCTAAAAACCTCCGTGCAGATTAATGAGCTTCTCATTTTCTTTGCAATTTTGGCAGGACTCACAAGTTTAGGATTCTGGGGCATTATCATCGCTCCCGCTTTGACTGCGCTTTTCATCTCACTCCTTAGAATCTACCGCAAACAAACTTCAAAAGAATCACTTACACCCTAGCTTAATGGGTGGATTTGTGCTGCACCAAGTTAAAGAATCTTAAAGGGGGTAGAATATGAAAAAGCTCATTTTATTGCTCTGTGTATTAGGTAATGTGTGCGTAGCAAAGGACTTTGCGCACAATCGCACTTTTTCCTTTGGGGTATATGCGAGGACAGGTGCGCCAATGGGTGCTGGGCTTGAGTTTTCATTCCCGCTTATAAAGGGCGAGATTGTAGAATGGCGTAATTTTATCAGCATTGAGGGCTTTGGACTAAAACTCATAGATTCTAAATACGACAGCGCCGCCTTGCTCTTTAATGAAAAAATGGTTTTGAGCTATCTTGCTGGTAGTAACGTGGTATCAGCTATGGGCGTAACCTACTTTCGCCCATATCTATTTATAAGTGGAGGATACGCGCTCACGGGCGGTAAATACAACAACTTTGGAGAAGCCCCATACTACATAGAAGTGAGCGGCGGCATAGGACACGAATTCATCTCTCAAAATGGACACACATTTTTCTTTGAATTTGGGGGCGGAAGTATGTTTTACAGCCAAGCCTTACTCAATCAAAGGCAAACAAAACAAGCAATTACAAAGGTTTTATTGGGATATAGAAAGTATTTTTAGAGGCTTTTTGCTAACCTAGATTCAAAAATGCAGCTTAGATTGAGAATCTTTAGGCGAATAACATCTCTATTTATCATCAAACATCACACAAAGTGCAAAACTCCTAAAGTATTGTAGAGGTGATTACAAGAGGAGAATTTGCCAATGCTATTCTTACTCACGCATTGCAGAGACTTGCTCTCGTGTTTCAAAGCTTAATACTATCAAATCTCGCGTTTTGGATTATGCTGCTATACTTTCTATTAGCTATCGTCCCTAAAACGCAACTTAAAGATTTTCTTATCAAACACGGCAATATGAAAGAGCGAATCAAAGATTTTAATATCAAGCAAATAGCCCTCCACCTTTACTTCACACTTCTTTGTATCGCTTTGAATTGCCTCTGCCTTAAATGTTACCTCGTGCCCTAGCTCAATAGGGGCGAGAAACTTCACATCAGCGGCAATAAGCACGCTATATTTTTTATTAATCGCAGCCATTGCGGCAAAACTTGCGGCGTTAAACACAAATCCTGCGTGAATCATCTTGCTTTCGTCCATTATCATACGATCTGTGGGACTAAAGCGCACCACCGCCTTATTGCTATATAGCTCAAGTAGTTCTCCCACGACACTAGGAGACATCTCGGTGCAGATGAGCAAATCATCATTTTCAAGTGGGATATTTACATCTTCTTCATTAAAGTCATCTTCTATCATTTGTATCCTTTAGTGTTTTTTGAGTTTAAAATACCCACGCAACGGAGGCGCATAGCCCTCTATGGTAAGATTTGTGCTGGGATTGAGAAAATCACCCAAACTTTTAGAATCTATCCACATCGTTTGTCGCTGCTCCTGCGTAGTTGTGGGCTTAAAGCCTAAAATCTCAAAATCACTAAACTTCGCCCTTTCACACCAACCTTGAAGCGCTCTTAAACTCGGGATAAAATATACATTTGACATTTTAGCATAGCTTTGGGCTGGAGAGAGGCATACTTCATCTTCACTCTCATAAATAAGTGTATCTAAAATCAACTCTCCGCCACTTGCCAAAGACTGATACAGATTCTTTAATGTGCCTATGGGGTCAAGGCGATGATACAGCACACCCAGACAAAAAATCACATCAAAAGGACTTTTATATGCTTGTGTATAGCTATACAAATCCTCCACGCCAAGCAGTTCAAAGCACAGCGGTGCTTTCACAAAGTGATTGATAAAATCAAATTGTGCCTTAAAAATACCGCTAGGGTCAAAGCCTATAATGCTTTGGGGTTTAGATTCTAAACACAGCATTTCAAACATATAATAGCCATTGTTACAACCCACATCAGCCACGCGTTTGCCACCTAGATGACAATGCGGCTTTAGAATCTGCCACTTGATAACGCTCTGCCATTCACTATCAATATGTGTGTCAAATAAAAAAAAAGGTCCTTTGCGCCAAGGCTTAAGCTGCAAAGCCAAATCATAAATGCGCTGCTTATGTGGCGCGTAAAGATTCCAATCAAGCGCAGTAATATGCAAACCATTATCACTATGAAAAGTCGCGGGGATTGTAGGCAAATGCGTGATTTGCTCCAAAAGCGGTGCAATATTTTTTGCTTTGGTGATATGCGAAGCTTTTTTTGCCTGATAGTCAAAAAAATCGCTCACGCCTGTTCCTCACTCAACAAGGTAGAAAACAAATCCGGCTCTAACACATATCTTCGATTAGTATTGAGCGCACATACAAGGCTTTCATCGTCTATACCAAGAATGAGTGCGAAGTTAAAATTCTCTCTATGCAAATGCCCACACAACTCTTCGTGCGAGGAGTAAGGAAAAGTCTGTGCAATTTGATTGAAAAGCTCCACATACACAGGAGGCACAAGGAATAGAATCTTCCCCCAAGTCGCGTTATTAGCAATATATGCCATATATCGCTTAAATTGCTCAATATCTTCCTCCGCAATAGCGACCTTTGAAGCTTGTCCATATTCGATGATTTTGCCAAATGCGTTTAAAAAATTTGGCTTAA from Helicobacter typhlonius includes these protein-coding regions:
- a CDS encoding AI-2E family transporter, which codes for MRAITFFWIVFGVSAYAMYYVYAAYLMDILIALLISIATFGLYNTLSKHIKYPIVSAFISVCILVLLLVVPLFFLLKSLIASATELTLNPAAFSAFIEGSKEQILSLFNSFPEIKVKVESALMNISASSILGYVFNFSSQLGKSSLGFMIDTGFIIVFLFFYFLYGNQAYAYITELIPFENTQITLVLNEVTNTIKVVFYTSLLNIALQGFAFGVMIIFFGYDGVFFGMLYGLASIVPIVGGSLVWLPLAGYEFYLGHTQNAIIIAIYALVVCAVLIDNIIKPILIGIINKKILKTSVQINELLIFFAILAGLTSLGFWGIIIAPALTALFISLLRIYRKQTSKESLTP
- a CDS encoding hotdog domain-containing protein, which translates into the protein MIEDDFNEEDVNIPLENDDLLICTEMSPSVVGELLELYSNKAVVRFSPTDRMIMDESKMIHAGFVFNAASFAAMAAINKKYSVLIAADVKFLAPIELGHEVTFKAEAIQSDTKKCEVKVEGYLLDIKIFDSLFHIAVFDKKIFKLRFRDDS
- the cmoB gene encoding tRNA 5-methoxyuridine(34)/uridine 5-oxyacetic acid(34) synthase CmoB encodes the protein MSDFFDYQAKKASHITKAKNIAPLLEQITHLPTIPATFHSDNGLHITALDWNLYAPHKQRIYDLALQLKPWRKGPFFLFDTHIDSEWQSVIKWQILKPHCHLGGKRVADVGCNNGYYMFEMLCLESKPQSIIGFDPSGIFKAQFDFINHFVKAPLCFELLGVEDLYSYTQAYKSPFDVIFCLGVLYHRLDPIGTLKNLYQSLASGGELILDTLIYESEDEVCLSPAQSYAKMSNVYFIPSLRALQGWCERAKFSDFEILGFKPTTTQEQRQTMWIDSKSLGDFLNPSTNLTIEGYAPPLRGYFKLKKH